The stretch of DNA CAAATTTACCTGCAGATAAAGGTAGGTAGATCATGCACGTCTTTTGAGAAGTCCTTCACAACTGTGAAGAAGGGAGGGGTATAGAAAGGAATTAGCAGAAAATGCTTCCCTTTTACCATGCAGTCATTGGCTTCAGAGAACCTCTAAAATCAGTAACCTGCAGCCAGGTTACTGCCTTAAATTACTTGGTAATTACTTGGATTTACTTAGAAGTACTTGGACCTATGACTTTGGTAGTGTGGTGTGTATGGGAAGTAGAGCAGCTaaagctgcagcctctccttgAGCTTGGCAAGCTCAGGAGCGTGTGTGTGATCAGTGCACAACTCAGCCCTGTGCCTGTAACTTCTGAAATGGGGGCCTGCACCAGCCAACAGACAGCACTcagtccctgcagcctccctcaGCACAGATGGCAAACTCCATTTCCATGTTTTATaaccacaaacaaaaagcttGGAAGTTCAAAGTCCAATCTTCTGCTCCCCCTTCCAAGTCAAGCGAGGGGACTGTGTCAGTTTTCTCTGGCTAGAAAACGTTACACCACGCATTTCTGAGCAACATTTACTTTAATTGCTTGGCAAAACATTAGCTTCATCCAGGTGATACAAAACTTCAATAGCATGCTTCTGCATTCCTACTGTAGCTTAAACAAAACTGTAAACATACCAAAGTGTCTATAGTAGACTACAGAAGTCAGAGCAATAAAACCAGGATTTCCATAGCTGCAGATACACTTGTCGTGATAGTGCAGTGATAGgaacttgaaaaatattgttatatgactttttttgctttatacaTCTGCTAAGAAGACCAAAGCTTAATTACTAATAAGTGAATGGTGTTCTTCAACACTGTGAAGTATTTTGTATTGATTTTAGAACTCCttagtacagaaaaaaaaagtcatcttcTCCTTGGCATAACAGTACCATCCTGTGTTGGAAGTGATTCTGAGCAGTTGTCCTGTGTTGGAACTGATTCTGAGCAGTTGTTCTATCATCATCTGGTAAGTAAACTTCTTTTCTAACAGAATTTGATGGAGCCTTCTCAGAGGTATAAGGAAGAAACTCTAAAGGGGTGAAGATGCAATGAGTTACAGTGCCTCTGGATTATTTGGAGTCTGTCAGCATGGAAAGCATGGGTCAGTGAAGTTCTGATTTTATAACAAAACATcaataaaacctttaaaatgtTGAGTTCTGTTTTGTGGGACTGTTTGTCCTAAAACCTGTAGACTCGCCAGGACCTGGTCTCCATTTTAGAgatacaagggaaaaaaacagagagaggaatCATTCAGAGGTACAAAGGTAGACAGTCTGGACAAGGTGCCTGGGAAAAAATCCtgactgcagaaaaataaacatttgaatACAGGGAACCAAGCTTTCACTTCCTTAGATAAAGGACTTTTTCAGGCCTCTGCAATAGTAGAGAATTCAGCCATGTGCTGCTTGAAGGAAaagatatttatataaaaattacacCTAACAAATAGACCACACTTTCAGTAAAATACTTGCCATCCATGCCCTAAACAAAAGTTCTCAGTCACATTACTGGAGTACAGCCCCAACAATAGTGTAACCACAAGGAGCTCTGCAACCAGGACACCTTAAAAATAAGACAAGTCTGATTTAGCACTTGTTTTAGTAATGgaaaaccaagagaaaagcaaagtggTAGCTGAAGCCTCTGTACCTAATGGGATGAGTCGCCTTAGCATCTCCCTCCATGGTTGCCTGCCATCTCCCAGCTGGAAGCCTGCATCTGTCACCCACCCGGGCTTGTAATTGGAGTGGGTTCTTTAGCTTCTCTCCACTGACTAGAGAGAGGCCCTGGGAGTATCTAAAATAGGATCAATAGCCCTTCCATCACTAAGTAATTCTGTCAAAAGCTTTCAAACATCCTGGATTTATTTCAGTACTGGTATCACCACACATTTCCATGTAGCATACAGTGGAACCCTCTAGCCTGTGTCCTGTGTGGAAGTAAGGGAATTCCCttttcaaaaagcagttttggttACTAATGCAGTTTGGTTTCAAGCAGCATCTGGAAACTGAGAGTGCAATATTAACAGACTCTTGGAAATAATCTGCAGCATCTCTTTGTTATCAATAGAGTTTGCATATGAACTCTCCTCAGTTGTGGAGTTTCCAAAGttatttctactgaaaaagAGTGTTTTGTTTGGATGTAACAGGCACTACAAATATCTATCAATATTCCAAATTCCCATACGGCAGGTTCCAGAATTAGTCCTGTTGCTTGATTACCTGCCTGGCAGATGCTAGCTCTCTTTCTGCACCTTAGTCCTTAATTTGCAGAGCTCCTCTTCTAAGCATTTGATGTGCTCCTTGAGTGCAGCTTTGTCTTGCTGCGCTCTCTGGTTTGCTTGGCACCGGGCTTCTTCTATCTTCCGCTCGTACCACTTCTCCATCTGCGTGGACACGGCCTCAAAGAAGTACTGGGTAATCTCCAGAGCCTGGGAGGTGTCTCTGAGcggaggggcaggcagggccgagggctgctgctcctggccaggcTGTGCCCCGGTGTGGTGCAGAGCTTTGTGCCTCGACTGCCCGCTTTTGCTGGACTTCTTTGTCTGAGTTCCTTTGTCAATGAAGTAGCTGCTCTGCGGTTCAGTCTTTGCAGGCTCAGTCAATGGCTGCAAAGCAGCTTGAACTTTAACGTGTCTTAATTTGGAGCCCAAAAGCTCGGAGGAGGGTAGCTCCTGCTGGAACTTGTGGAACGTGCTGGCACTCACAGCTCTGTCCTTTGGCCTGACATCTTGAGAAGGGGCAGAAGAAGAAACTGGTCCGCCAGCCACTACCTGTTGCTCTGTACCTATAGAATAAATTATACACAATATATTAAGAAAAACTCTGGGCATTTATTTTAGCACTCAGAAGACCTCGTTGTTTGATGAATTATGTGGGTTTGTGTGTACGTTGTAGAGGCTTGTATTAATTTATCATATGTTCACAGTCAGGTGATGTAATAGAAgtcattaaaagagaaaagctggcCAAGGCAGGAAGGTGCTGCATTGCAGCTGTGGGGCTACAGATGGACAACAGGCAAAGGACATAAATATTAGGCAaaaattccttactgtgagggtgatgaggcactggcacaggttgcccagagttgtggatgccccatcctcAGAAGTGTTTTCACTTTTGAGCCTTTTcctcaaggccaggctggatgtggctctgagcaacttggtaTAGTGGAAAGTATAGTTGTCtctacccatggcaggggggttggaactagatgatctttagggtccctaccaacccaaaccattctgtgattctgtgacttcatTGGAGGGATGTGTAACAAGTATCAGTCTAGACTTCCAAAGTAGGTTATGTCTGCTGATATTTATGAACTCCCTGCTTCTATAAAACTGGAAGTCCCAGTAATTTTGGAAAGGTCACACGTTGATGTTTTTGAACTGTCCCAATGCAGAACAGCTCACACTCAAGTACTGCAAGATCTCTTATGAACCTTTCTAGTTTGATGGGGCATCCATGTCTGTTCACTTTGCATAGTGTTTAGGGGACATATACATTGTATTTTAGAGAAGCCAGGGCTCTGACAGCATTCTACTTGGCTGTGGAGACCTGGCCGTTCTgcacatctcttttttttttttccccctcacaaGCTTCCAGGGCCAAGAGTTATTCAAAGCACCAAAGGACTTTTGCTTCAAAGACACAGTGGAAGCATTAGGAAGAGTCAGTGGAATTCCACCCAGCCACGTCTTAAAATATTCCCAGTGGCTGCCTTGAAGTGTATTCAAATCCCAAGACATGAGGCATATGAATGGGGGAAAGCACACCACCAGAATTATGTGGTGTTACTAACGCAAGTATCCCTCAGTGAATGCGCTCGCCCTTGAATGGATATGACATCTAAGTACCTGACGTGGTTGTACCCAATGCTCCATCTTGTTTAACGCAAAAGTGTTGCCCAAAGCTTTGTTCTGGCATCTGGactctgctccttcccccaTCTTCCAAGAGGCTATTTGGAAGTGTGATATAGGAATGCTGGTGGGAGCCCTCTgactgcagcacaggctggttGGCTTTACAGTCCTTGGCACTGTGGGGGTTGTTGTCAGTATCCAGGGTCTCAGTGAGAGACTCACAAGTGGACAAAGTTGATTTTGGCCTTGACGACCTGGAATCTCCAGAAAGCTTGAGCTCCAGATTCTGAATCTTCAACAAGCACCAGGTCTTCAGCTCATCAACCAAGGAAATCTATCAGAAAGAGACTGTAAATTACATGATCCTATGATGAGATCCCATGGTTCCTGGGCTGCTGAGGACAGGTGGCAGGGACAAAGAGAAGCATACTGGGTATCTATGAGCTTAGACTCCCTATTCAGATGTACATGCTGCCACTGGGAATATTTAAAGGACTGCCGATCAGAAAAGGTGGAGAACTATGCACTAGCTAATGAAAGGCAGCCTCTTTTAGTCCAAGCTACCACTCTTAGATGTGAATATGCTACTTCCAATGCAACTCTGATGACTTCTTTAATCATACAGTCAATGATACTTTCTAAGTGCAAGGAACACCACATGGTCATTTTTTTAAGAGTGGAATTCAAATTAGATGCTTCTGGGGGACAGCTTTATACAATTACCAGCCTCTGCTTCTCTCACCATTAATCACCTTCATTCATTCAGTGATGAATGAGAGCCCCCCACTATATGATAAATCACTAGCAGCTTTCAGATTACACAGATGCTTAATAAGTGTCAGCTGCAgatgcatttaaataatttagaacAGGAGTAGCTCTTTTCACCCTGTTGTTCATATGACATGAATTTAGGTCAGGCCCTCCTAGGCACAAGGATATTTAGTCAGTGTGTTTAGTAAAGCCCaattctgttttttcagttgtttcaaTGAGACCCAACTGAGCCAGAACAGCTGACATCGCTTAATTCAGTTCACCTGATGTATCACTCCAGCATCTTGTTTCTTAAATGGAGATTACAGGGAGATGGAGCACAAGCCTAGATGTTCAGAAGCCAGTAAAATACTTATGTCTCTTAcgaaataaaaattaaagctgcCTTAGTTTGGTAAGTACTTCTCTTTGGAAAAGAGTGTTTGCTGGATGTTAGACCCAAGTATCTTGATCAGTATCTTATGCAAGGATTATCACAGCTGTCAGTCTTTTTACATGGATTTGGAATGGTCTTACAAACACTCATGACATTTTCCTAACACAAAGTGTAGTTCTCAATTCTTGGAAGAATACCAATAATGAGAAAAcgaactgcattttaaattcatcTTTGTGAGTGGAGAAACACAAATTTCTCAGCAGGTTTTAAATGGCGAGTTTTTGCAGAAGCTGGAAGGGCAAGAACTGGATCTCTGTGGGAACAGTTATTCTTGTACTGCTGGTTGAACAAGCATACCAAAAAAGACTTTCCCATTGTCAGTAATACACAGCTTGGAGATGATGCCGTGTTGCTAACATCAGAGGAAAGAACTTCAGCCTTTTAatacatgggggaaaaaagatcagATGAAGAAGAAGGGAGAGATTCCCAGGGCCCACAACCAAAtgaatgagaaggaaaaggaacaacACAGATCTTAGCCTTTTTTACTGATTGGATGTGTTCCTGCATATGTCCTCTAATGAAGCAAAAGCTGAAAGCACAACTGTGAAAAATTTAGTGGTAGAAATGTTTGCAAATCACCGTTAGAAAAACGGTATTTTGTTGTAGATCCCACACTAGAGACACACCAAATTAAATTACAGCAGTGGGACTGGATGTCACATTCCTCATTTCTAATGCAAAAACTTCATAAATTTGGTTGAGTGACTAAGATGGTGGATAGGAATAATTCAGTCTTTAGAGCTCTTTAACCTGTTTGAACAGATGAGACACATCTCTGATATTTTCTGCCTGCCAGAATGAAACTCCTGAGCTGAGCTGCCAGGGGATGAGCTAAGAGGGAGTAGTTGTTTCAAGCCCCCCCTGCCGCTTCTCCCCCTCACTCTTCTCCAGCTCCGTGTGCTGCTGCAAGCGGTGAAGGCACTCTGTCCTCTCTGCCGACAGTCGCTCAGCCATAAGCTTGTCCAAAACACGCAGCTGTGGGGAAAAACAGTTCAGCTGAGATCATCATGTTAGAAACCAAACTCCCATCTGTGAACCCTGTAAACCAAAGTATAGTCTTTCAGTCTTCATTTCTAGGAATGCTCCCAACTACAATTAGATGTAGCTTGCAAAGAGGTTCAATCACAAAATTACCAATTAATAActactaaattaaaaataaaaagtaatttagatGATCTTGAATGTCAATCCATACATAATTCAGCAAGTGGGATTTTGACAACTATGAACTGACCAGACATAGggctgccttttttccctcttaatgCCTCAAGCCCTTAAGTTTCCTTGTATAAAGAAGCACCAGAAGCCACTTAACACATTCAATGTGTTTTTTCTCAAGACCCTAGTTCACAACATCATTTCCCAGTGGAATGTTACAGTTCCCTGGACTTAAGTATTAAGAGTTCAGGTTTGCTTTTACAAcacaagaagcaaaaaatgaatcattacaatgaaaatattaattaagtTGAGGATATGTTTCTAAATCATATGGACAAGCAGACCCTCAGGTCATATTCTTACTTGATGTTGAGTTTTGCTTTCCATCTGGCCCAGCTTAATATTCATCTTATCTTGTACTGTCCCAAGCTCAGCTTTTATCTCTTCCACTGTTGCCTCCAGCTGATTCTCCAGTTTATTTATCAGGGGCTCACAACGACATCCATTTATGGGTGCCTGGAAGGAGTGATGATACATTTACTTGCTACACCCCACCACCCTCTTAGCACACCTGGAACATtatcacagcctccttcagtCAGTCTTGGGTTCTTCTATCCCATGTACTGTATCTCACCCTCCTGACAGTATCttacagcagctcagcaaaTGGGCTGTTAGTTGAAAAAGCACAGCCTACACAAGGATTGATCTGATGTGTGTGGACACACCCAAACACGCAGCAGTGTTGATTTCACTGGGGCTACACGCAGCACTGTGCTCAGACCCTGTGTGCTGGCTGAGGGAGTACATCACAGGCCTATACCCTGTGTCTTAATGCTGTAATTCtcaattgtaaaaaaaaaaatctgattttgtgGATTAtgtgcatttgctttttaacCTAATGCCAATAATGTGCTCTGTCCTTTTTTTGGTACTGAATGGCAAGGCCCTCGCTGCTTTTGTCTGCCCTCACCCTTCTGGCATTCAGCTGCCCCTTGCCTGCTGGGCACTCCTCTGCCTGCCTTTGACTCACCTGACACCATCCCATGGCCCCTCTGCAAGGGCAACTGCACTGACCACATTTAACTCTCTCAGGGAGATGCTCACAAAAGGCTCCCTTAAGCAAGGACAGCTAAACCTCATCAGCTTCCTCTGCGGCCCAAAGGCAGAAACTGGCTCCTTCAGGGGCTGTACCAGGAgcccaaagcagctgctctgaatCTGTCTGCAGGGGAGCCTCCCCATCTTCTTTAGCCCCGCAGCAGTGTTTCATAAATTGGGGGTTATTCCCTTGCCAGGGAAAGGTGGGTGGTTTGCTAAGTACTAAAGAAAGCTTCAGAAGTACATGTACTTCAGAAATTATGTTTGCTATTCATGGCCTCAGGGCATCAAAGAAGACAgacaagcaaaaaagaaaaggagagaggagtgtcatgtatttcaggaaaaactGTATGGGACTCTAGCTCTATTAAGCTAATCTTTGTGAATAGATGAGATTTGTATACAAATCTCTTCTATCTGCTTTCTGTACCTCTCTGCTCCACAAGTCCTTCCTATGGCCCGTCAGATCCCCGCAGCAGGGAGATACTCCTTTTAATATATGAAAGGCCCTCCATCCTTCCTGATGTCTGCTAGAGGATAATTCCATAGTGTCCCTGTCTGGAAATTTCTCAGACATTACACTGAGAGATTGGAAAGCAGTAAACAGCCAGTAAAACCTTTGAAGTCTGACTTGAATGATCTTCAGAATCTCCTGAAATTCTGAACTACAGGAGGGGACTAACAAGAGATGATGGATGGATGTGAGAAGCTAAGGAAATGAAAGGATAGACCTCATAGGAGTACAGGAGGGCAGTATTAAGAAAACAACAATACAGCTGTCTACCGTGTCTACAGGATAATTTAATGACTGTTTTTATGCTTTCCTGTAAATGTCTACTGGTAATTAACTGTGTAATAAAGTGACTAAAACATCATTCTCCAAACTAGAATAAATGCACATGGGCTGGTAGCTCCAGGTTTATTTGTTTACCAGTTTCTATAGAAATCCTGCCCCAGTAAACATAGAATCCCCAAAGACATGTTGCAAAACCCAGGAAGAATTGGAACAAAATCTATTGAGCTTACTCAACCTCTTGGTTTAGGCAGTAAGCTTTCAGTGCTCAAacactgcttttccttggaaaatctCTTTGCATCTCCTGTCAGAACTCTTAATGTTTCAAAGTATATCATGAAAGTTCTTGTATCATTTCCAATCACTGTTCACGCCTTATCTTTGCAGATCAAAACTACTCAAGTGTGGCTTCTTTAACAGGCACAAAACCAGCTTATAGTTTGCCAGAATTCAGGCCAAAATGCAGCTGAAGCCCAAGCAAGGAAAACCAATCCCAAGTCATGATTTCATGTCCCTGAGAGTGCAGGTAGTGGAGCATATGTTCTATCCATTACCTGTGTCCCAGCTGCACACGCTGCTCGCAATGTCTCCCTCTGAGAGGGCAGTGGCTCACCTGCATCACCTTCCCATCCTTTCCTCGGTAGAGTGTGTAGAGCTGGTAGGCTCGGACCTCGTGGGGAGGGGGTGGAGAGGAGCAGTGGTGTTTACTTCTGCGCTTAGGCACGTTTTTCTGGGGCTGAGGGAGTGTCTGCTGATCAGCTGGGGAGATGGGGTCCGAGAGTGCTGAAACCTGCATAACATACACACAGTGTTTTGCCTATATGAGCCCTGGTAAACTATTCCTGGTGGGAATGGGACAAATCCTTTGAGACAATTACagcaaaaatcagttttatctGAAGACTATCTCTGCCCCAGGAGCATGGTGGGGCTGCTGCCCCAACACACTAAAGTGACACCCACACCACTTCTGAACAGCTatcctttctctccctgctgtttTAAATCTACTGATAccttttcttttggctttttctttttgctcttttttcctttgggatcTGGTGAGGCTGACCGGGGTTTATCCTTCAGGTTGTTCTTCCTCTCTGGCGGCTGGTCGCTGCTCTGTGTGTCGTCAGCAGCTGAGACACTGCCCTGCTTGAAGCAAAGACAGAAAGTTCAGAGCGGTTGCAGagatggggaaaaggaggctcttCCTCGACTGCCCAGTTTTAAGCTGCTCTGCACACGTGAGTGGGAAATGCTTTAGCAGCAGAGCATGACAGACAgcctcaggcagctgctggggccaTGCACAAGTGATGGCTCCAAATGGACTGATTCCTCATGGGTTTTAGTGACAGTCCCTCTTCACAGTAGATCCAGTTGGTAATGCCAGGCCATACCTTGCTCTGTACCACTTCATCCCGTGGCACCGACTGAGCTCGCCTTTCCTCCTTcagtctctctctcttcttcctcag from Corvus cornix cornix isolate S_Up_H32 chromosome 3, ASM73873v5, whole genome shotgun sequence encodes:
- the ANKRD6 gene encoding ankyrin repeat domain-containing protein 6 isoform X5 encodes the protein MTSSGLEWDYYEFQPVESSSVEYATPGADSFLLPANTDNSYWDPNAISEWSMSVHTAQTSEIVQEKIVPVKEIKDEKNKRNQKRKARKEPRRSEREKEGDQTALHRAAVVGNTDIIATLIQEGCALDRQDKDGNTALHEACWHGFSQSAKVLVKAGANVLAKNKAGNTPLHLACQNSHSQSTRVLLLGGSRADLKNNAGDTALHVAAALNHKKVVKLLLEAGADASVVNNAGQTPLEVARQHNNPEVALLLTKASQVSRFNRGRSLRKKRERLKEERRAQSVPRDEVVQSKQGSVSAADDTQSSDQPPERKNNLKDKPRSASPDPKGKKSKKKKPKEKVSALSDPISPADQQTLPQPQKNVPKRRSKHHCSSPPPPHEVRAYQLYTLYRGKDGKVMQAPINGCRCEPLINKLENQLEATVEEIKAELGTVQDKMNIKLGQMESKTQHQLRVLDKLMAERLSAERTECLHRLQQHTELEKSEGEKRQISLVDELKTWCLLKIQNLELKLSGDSRSSRPKSTLSTCESLTETLDTDNNPHSAKDCKANQPVLQSEGSHQHSYITLPNSLLEDGGRSRVQMPEQSFGQHFCVKQDGALGTTTSGTEQQVVAGGPVSSSAPSQDVRPKDRAVSASTFHKFQQELPSSELLGSKLRHVKVQAALQPLTEPAKTEPQSSYFIDKGTQTKKSSKSGQSRHKALHHTGAQPGQEQQPSALPAPPLRDTSQALEITQYFFEAVSTQMEKWYERKIEEARCQANQRAQQDKAALKEHIKCLEEELCKLRTKVQKES
- the ANKRD6 gene encoding ankyrin repeat domain-containing protein 6 isoform X2 is translated as MTSSGLEWDYYEFQPVESSSVEYATPGADSFLLPANTDNSYWDPNAISEWSMSVHTAQTSEIVQEKIVPVKEIKDEKNKRNQKRKARKEPRRSEREKEGDQTALHRAAVVGNTDIIATLIQEGCALDRQDKDGNTALHEACWHGFSQSAKVLVKAGANVLAKNKAGNTPLHLACQNSHSQSTRVLLLGGSRADLKNNAGDTCLHVAARYNHLPIIRVLLSAFCSVHEKNQAGDTALHVAAALNHKKVVKLLLEAGADASVVNNAGQTPLEVARQHNNPEVALLLTKASQVSRFNRGRSLRKKRERLKEERRAQSVPRDEVVQSKGSVSAADDTQSSDQPPERKNNLKDKPRSASPDPKGKKSKKKKPKEKVSALSDPISPADQQTLPQPQKNVPKRRSKHHCSSPPPPHEVRAYQLYTLYRGKDGKVMQAPINGCRCEPLINKLENQLEATVEEIKAELGTVQDKMNIKLGQMESKTQHQLRVLDKLMAERLSAERTECLHRLQQHTELEKSEGEKRQISLVDELKTWCLLKIQNLELKLSGDSRSSRPKSTLSTCESLTETLDTDNNPHSAKDCKANQPVLQSEGSHQHSYITLPNSLLEDGGRSRVQMPEQSFGQHFCVKQDGALGTTTSGTEQQVVAGGPVSSSAPSQDVRPKDRAVSASTFHKFQQELPSSELLGSKLRHVKVQAALQPLTEPAKTEPQSSYFIDKGTQTKKSSKSGQSRHKALHHTGAQPGQEQQPSALPAPPLRDTSQALEITQYFFEAVSTQMEKWYERKIEEARCQANQRAQQDKAALKEHIKCLEEELCKLRTKVQKES
- the ANKRD6 gene encoding ankyrin repeat domain-containing protein 6 isoform X4, whose product is MSQQDVVAVLSERLLVAAYKGQVENVVQLINRGAKVAVTKHGRTPLHLAAHKGHLHVVQVLLKAGCDLDIQDDGDQTALHRAAVVGNTDIIATLIQEGCALDRQDKDGNTALHEACWHGFSQSAKVLVKAGANVLAKNKAGNTPLHLACQNSHSQSTRVLLLGGSRADLKNNAGDTCLHVAARYNHLPIIRVLLSAFCSVHEKNQAGDTALHVAAALNHKKVVKLLLEAGADASVVNNAGQTPLEVARQHNNPEVALLLTKASQVSRFNRGRSLRKKRERLKEERRAQSVPRDEVVQSKGSVSAADDTQSSDQPPERKNNLKDKPRSASPDPKGKKSKKKKPKEKVSALSDPISPADQQTLPQPQKNVPKRRSKHHCSSPPPPHEVRAYQLYTLYRGKDGKVMQAPINGCRCEPLINKLENQLEATVEEIKAELGTVQDKMNIKLGQMESKTQHQLRVLDKLMAERLSAERTECLHRLQQHTELEKSEGEKRQISLVDELKTWCLLKIQNLELKLSGDSRSSRPKSTLSTCESLTETLDTDNNPHSAKDCKANQPVLQSEGSHQHSYITLPNSLLEDGGRSRVQMPEQSFGQHFCVKQDGALGTTTSGTEQQVVAGGPVSSSAPSQDVRPKDRAVSASTFHKFQQELPSSELLGSKLRHVKVQAALQPLTEPAKTEPQSSYFIDKGTQTKKSSKSGQSRHKALHHTGAQPGQEQQPSALPAPPLRDTSQALEITQYFFEAVSTQMEKWYERKIEEARCQANQRAQQDKAALKEHIKCLEEELCKLRTKVQKES
- the ANKRD6 gene encoding ankyrin repeat domain-containing protein 6 isoform X3; the encoded protein is MSQQDVVAVLSERLLVAAYKGQVENVVQLINRGAKVAVTKHGRTPLHLAAHKGHLHVVQVLLKAGCDLDIQDDGDQTALHRAAVVGNTDIIATLIQEGCALDRQDKDGNTALHEACWHGFSQSAKVLVKAGANVLAKNKAGNTPLHLACQNSHSQSTRVLLLGGSRADLKNNAGDTCLHVAARYNHLPIIRVLLSAFCSVHEKNQAGDTALHVAAALNHKKVVKLLLEAGADASVVNNAGQTPLEVARQHNNPEVALLLTKASQVSRFNRGRSLRKKRERLKEERRAQSVPRDEVVQSKQGSVSAADDTQSSDQPPERKNNLKDKPRSASPDPKGKKSKKKKPKEKVSALSDPISPADQQTLPQPQKNVPKRRSKHHCSSPPPPHEVRAYQLYTLYRGKDGKVMQAPINGCRCEPLINKLENQLEATVEEIKAELGTVQDKMNIKLGQMESKTQHQLRVLDKLMAERLSAERTECLHRLQQHTELEKSEGEKRQISLVDELKTWCLLKIQNLELKLSGDSRSSRPKSTLSTCESLTETLDTDNNPHSAKDCKANQPVLQSEGSHQHSYITLPNSLLEDGGRSRVQMPEQSFGQHFCVKQDGALGTTTSGTEQQVVAGGPVSSSAPSQDVRPKDRAVSASTFHKFQQELPSSELLGSKLRHVKVQAALQPLTEPAKTEPQSSYFIDKGTQTKKSSKSGQSRHKALHHTGAQPGQEQQPSALPAPPLRDTSQALEITQYFFEAVSTQMEKWYERKIEEARCQANQRAQQDKAALKEHIKCLEEELCKLRTKVQKES
- the ANKRD6 gene encoding ankyrin repeat domain-containing protein 6 isoform X1; translated protein: MTSSGLEWDYYEFQPVESSSVEYATPGADSFLLPANTDNSYWDPNAISEWSMSVHTAQTSEIVQEKIVPVKEIKDEKNKRNQKRKARKEPRRSEREKEGDQTALHRAAVVGNTDIIATLIQEGCALDRQDKDGNTALHEACWHGFSQSAKVLVKAGANVLAKNKAGNTPLHLACQNSHSQSTRVLLLGGSRADLKNNAGDTCLHVAARYNHLPIIRVLLSAFCSVHEKNQAGDTALHVAAALNHKKVVKLLLEAGADASVVNNAGQTPLEVARQHNNPEVALLLTKASQVSRFNRGRSLRKKRERLKEERRAQSVPRDEVVQSKQGSVSAADDTQSSDQPPERKNNLKDKPRSASPDPKGKKSKKKKPKEKVSALSDPISPADQQTLPQPQKNVPKRRSKHHCSSPPPPHEVRAYQLYTLYRGKDGKVMQAPINGCRCEPLINKLENQLEATVEEIKAELGTVQDKMNIKLGQMESKTQHQLRVLDKLMAERLSAERTECLHRLQQHTELEKSEGEKRQISLVDELKTWCLLKIQNLELKLSGDSRSSRPKSTLSTCESLTETLDTDNNPHSAKDCKANQPVLQSEGSHQHSYITLPNSLLEDGGRSRVQMPEQSFGQHFCVKQDGALGTTTSGTEQQVVAGGPVSSSAPSQDVRPKDRAVSASTFHKFQQELPSSELLGSKLRHVKVQAALQPLTEPAKTEPQSSYFIDKGTQTKKSSKSGQSRHKALHHTGAQPGQEQQPSALPAPPLRDTSQALEITQYFFEAVSTQMEKWYERKIEEARCQANQRAQQDKAALKEHIKCLEEELCKLRTKVQKES